In a single window of the bacterium genome:
- a CDS encoding DUF3857 and transglutaminase domain-containing protein yields MKTDSAFRRLLLAALACAALCGAARAENDTRDVDTLVFSGQSLPPVAAEEKALAEVSFAKGAPAVVLLKGEQLEYRLDCSPNNCFHTTFFRRVKLLNAAGVADYSSRKIELPYGEDTKYEGAMARVTLPDGREIDASDNVKYEVTAKGYRLLTISFPGAVPGAILDLQYKMRGLVGEDLEIQERLPVLEARFVTLVPNSTRSFLRVFPLHIPSDHFLSSIPMPAELGAPIPTAGRRVMSFSARNMPPEPDEPNMPPYPDRVARIVVAQTSYAGMSAAQEAYGFFRGKASQLDEWAKIYERRRSHAAKDLAERIAGKEKTALAKIEAIRKELLGRIRVEGTSAYPYNESADNALAAGVGSTADVAMVAMTMLRAVGVKTIPVGFHRRNDGTTLPPSSYLDMTDLMLQVQTEDGPVFWAPGADLPVGAIPFQARELLCVPFTDDKAATPPVFSLPAAQERTILTTTKASLAADGTLEAESTWTFTGEAAAARRATLRARSERQQLQLMQDELREA; encoded by the coding sequence ATGAAGACCGATTCCGCATTCCGACGACTCCTCCTCGCCGCGCTCGCCTGCGCCGCCCTCTGCGGCGCCGCGCGGGCGGAGAACGATACCCGCGACGTCGATACGCTCGTTTTCAGCGGCCAGAGCCTCCCGCCGGTCGCCGCCGAGGAGAAGGCGCTCGCCGAAGTCTCGTTCGCCAAGGGAGCGCCGGCCGTCGTGCTGCTCAAGGGCGAGCAGCTCGAATACCGGCTGGACTGCTCGCCGAACAACTGCTTCCACACGACCTTCTTCCGCCGCGTCAAGCTGCTCAACGCCGCGGGGGTCGCGGACTACTCCTCGCGCAAGATCGAACTGCCGTACGGCGAGGACACGAAGTACGAAGGGGCGATGGCCCGCGTGACCCTGCCGGACGGGCGGGAAATCGACGCCTCCGACAACGTCAAGTACGAGGTGACCGCCAAGGGGTACCGCCTGCTCACCATCTCCTTCCCCGGCGCGGTCCCGGGAGCGATCCTCGACCTCCAGTACAAGATGCGCGGCTTGGTCGGCGAGGACCTCGAGATCCAGGAACGCCTGCCGGTCCTCGAAGCGCGCTTCGTCACGCTCGTTCCGAACTCCACGCGCTCCTTCCTGCGCGTCTTCCCGCTCCACATTCCGTCCGACCACTTTTTGTCCAGCATTCCGATGCCGGCCGAGCTCGGCGCGCCGATCCCGACCGCCGGGCGACGCGTGATGAGCTTCTCCGCGCGCAACATGCCGCCCGAGCCGGACGAGCCGAACATGCCGCCGTACCCCGACCGCGTCGCGCGGATCGTCGTCGCGCAGACGTCCTACGCGGGGATGTCCGCCGCGCAGGAGGCGTACGGCTTCTTCCGGGGCAAGGCCAGCCAGCTGGACGAGTGGGCGAAGATCTACGAGCGGCGCCGGTCGCACGCCGCGAAGGACCTCGCGGAGAGGATCGCGGGGAAGGAGAAGACGGCCCTCGCCAAGATCGAGGCGATCCGCAAGGAGCTGCTCGGGCGAATCCGCGTCGAAGGCACGAGCGCGTATCCGTACAACGAGAGCGCCGACAACGCGCTCGCCGCGGGCGTCGGCAGCACGGCCGACGTCGCCATGGTGGCGATGACGATGCTCCGCGCCGTCGGCGTCAAGACCATTCCCGTGGGATTCCACCGGCGCAACGACGGCACGACGCTCCCGCCGAGCTCCTACCTCGACATGACCGACCTGATGCTGCAGGTCCAGACCGAGGACGGCCCGGTCTTCTGGGCGCCCGGCGCCGACCTTCCCGTCGGCGCGATCCCGTTCCAGGCGCGCGAACTGCTCTGCGTCCCGTTCACGGACGACAAGGCCGCGACGCCCCCGGTCTTCTCGCTTCCCGCCGCGCAGGAGCGGACCATCCTGACGACGACCAAGGCGTCGCTCGCCGCCGACGGAACGCTGGAGGCGGAGTCGACGTGGACGTTCACCGGCGAGGCCGCGGCGGCCCGCCGCGCCACGCTGCGCGCGCGCAGCGAGCGGCAGCAACTCCAGCTCATGCAGGACGAGCTCCGCGAGGC